The following is a genomic window from Rhododendron vialii isolate Sample 1 chromosome 9a, ASM3025357v1.
ataaaaataaaaaataaaaaagtacttatttctgTTAGCAAAATGTGaccattttattaaaaaaaacaaacgtgGGATGCATGGATGGAGTATATAAGTTGTGTTGGATCTTGATTCTATGAAGGAATTTACCAAATGAACCCCTTCCCACCcttttgttgattaaaaaaaaaaacctccagaTTACCACCACAAATCGAAGATCCAAGCACATCCAAAAGAATTCCGCTACTGCCAAAACATGAAGCCGTCTCTGTACCCGAAGTCTTGAGTACGAATCCTCTCATGTGACAATCCTCATGTTATCCTCTATGACACACTACAATACTTCATTCTTTTAGCAAATCAACGACCAAGGTTGCTTGTTCattaaaaagattcaaaacgACATTGTTTTCCAGACCCACAACCCCCGTAAATTTTCCTTTGACCCGTCCATGTACCATCTACAACTTATGGGTTAGTGagaacaacttgacattttaaACTACAAGAAGTAGTCCATAACTTGTTGGTTAGCGAAAATGCCCCTAAAGTCTGTAATGAAAGCCGGATCTAAGACGTTGGTTTAGTAAAAAGGCAAAATTTCAAGCATAGGGCATCGCATGATGAGAGGAACACATGAGAGGATCCAGACTCCAATTTGGTATGTACCCATGTACCAGTATATTTTAACCGTTGGACGTAGAGGACAGAGAATTGGAACTCAAATCTGAGCAGTTGATAAAATGCGTTATTTGCTTTTGGCCAATCCCAATATAGAAAGGAAAATAGCAGTCAATTTGGGCAGGAACAACTGATTGTGTGTGTAAACTAGCCGAGCCAAGTTTTGTCGAGTTCAAGTTTGGCTCATCTACTAAACGAGtcaaaactcgagctcaagcttgaCTCATTTACTGAACAAACTGAGCCAAGCGTAAGCCAAGCTCGCGAACTGTTCGATTCGTTTACATCCCTTGTGagtgttatattttttttaacaccaCAACCGATGGTGctattcatcataaaatactcTCTGAATATTGTACATATTTACAAGTATATTGGTGGTTTTGTTACACCTGAAAAACTCAACTATCTGCACCTATTTTAATCCATATAATGATAATTTGGAGGGCTGTGATGATACCATAACCTCAACACCAAGTACTCAACAACTTCACCACTGTTTTCAGTCAAACAACAACTCCATTTAAGCCAACACTTACAATCTATATATAAACAGCAACATCCCATTACACCCAAGAACCATTCACATCAAACCCCAGGAAACAAAACAACTCTTATCATGTTCAATCATTTCAAAATGTTGAATCAACCCACACCAACCGTCTTCATTGCAATGCTAATTGCATCCCTCCTCCACATGGTTGCCGCCATCAACCCTGCGACGACGGTGGGCGGCGGAGAACCAGTCCTCGAGCTTTACATGCACGACATTCTGGGCGGCAGCAACCCCACCGCCCGACCGGTAACTGGCCTGCTAGGGAACATTTATAGCGGCCAGGTGCCATTCGCCAGGCCGGTAGGGTTCCTCCCTCCGAAAGGCGGGGTAGCAATTCCCAACGCAAATGGTGCCCTGCCAACTGTCAGTATCAATGGCGTTCCCTTGGGAACTGGATTAGCTGGCACGACTTTTGCCGGAAACTCTAATAACAACGGTAGGTTGTTTGCGACCCAATTAGGGCCGGACGGGTTGGGACTAGGGTTTGGAACAATCACCGTTATTGACGATATAATGACCTCTTCTCCTGAGTTGGGGTCACAGTCTTTGGGGAAAGCCCAAGGGATCTACGTGGCGAGCTCTGCTGACGGATCCACTCAGATGATGGCATTCACGGTTATGATGGAAGGTGGTGAGTACGGTGATAGCCTCAACTTCTTTGGTGTGTACAAGATCGGGAGCGTTATGTCAAAACTGTCGTTAACCGGTGGGACCGGCAAATATAAGAACGCTTGTGGGTTCGCGGAGGTTCGATCGCTCATCCCTGCAGGTCAGCATGTCACGGACGGCGTGGAGACCTTGTTGAGGATCACCGTCCATTTGAAATACTGAAATTCATGTGGTGACATGAGGAACAAGTGTGTGTTTGCCTGTGTGAAAATGAATGTGTTCTTGGTGTGTAGTTTCCTATGTCGATGTGACTATGAGTGCTGGAATATTTGCTATGTATTTGCTTAAGTTTACCATTACGGTCATAACAACAGTTTCGATTTGCTCTGTTGCAGTTTTGAGGTGATTCAATGAAACATATGCACCAAACATGAAAACGTGAAACGAACTGAAACATGTGCTACAACGCAAATAAACGGCTAAACGCACAGAAAGAAGCAGATAAATATTATTTGCCCAGTTAACTGCCAGATTTAATCCATTTTCTCCATGTCCAGAGAACAATTCAATATATACACTTCAGAAACAGTAAATAAGACAAACATTATCCTAGGAAATAAATAGACAATCTTAATAGAAAGGGACTAGGAAGCTAGTAAGATATTTCAACGTCTGCAAATCACAGATTATATGACAAGAAAATTGTCCATGGTTTGACCTATTCAATGCTTCAAATGTAATTCCGGGTAGCGTCCCGATTATGATATGGCTTAGAAAGTTTTGTTGTCCTACATAGATTGTCTAgaagataataaaactgagatTTACATCACTTGCATTTGCCTGCGAAGTAGGACAAATTTGCAGGATTTGGTTGCCATCAGGATTAGTTATGTATCTgcttaaacaaacaaacaaaaaaaaccatatTTGCACATCAACCATTGTGCATGGGTTTCAAAAATGTTCATATATGTTAAGAGGACTATAGACAATGGTAGAATATAACGATTTGCGGGTCTGTAAGCTGTATTGTCCATATATGTTATCCTAACCTAACCTAATCGTAACCCTATTTTTCTAGGACAGGGAACATCACCACCATTGACAACACCATAGTCCAAACAAAACTAACACGCACACAGTTCCATTGTTTCTCTTAACCATCCAAATGTCCCACCCTTTCGCTAAACTCCCATCCCCGATACATCACCAAACCCATGAGTACGAAAGTCCATTGTGCAACACCTTCCCTGCCTGTGGAACTGCCCCTAATCTCTATTGCGCAACACCCAAACCTCCATTTACCACTCACAACACCTAAGTCATTTTTCTCTCGACAAGTCACCAACATTGTTCAATCAAACTAGAGATAGAGAATCCTTTGTCACTTAAACCATGACCAAATATGTGAACATGTATGTGTACATATGCGTAAATCCATATGTTCAATAAGCCTTGCCGGTCGTGTACGGGAACTCAACTTTTTACAATTAATGCATGTCTCCTTAAAAGGTTTGGCTAGAATTGCAGCTTACACCTTATTCGCTACTTTTAGTTACTCCTATTTTACAAGGGTTTTTGTGAAAATGCACACActttttctttaacttttcaAAGAGGACtaatattttgggacatcccaaaatgaaaTCGTGGACCAACAATATAGGATGGAGGGATTATAAAATCTCGGTATGCACGAAAACATTTTTATTAAGTATATACATAATGGGTTAAGAATCTGGTTTGGATCCTATTCTATGCTATAATTACCATGGGGTAACCTCATTATGAATGGGTACTGGTTATTTTCGTGCTACAAACTCTGGGAAGTTATACCCTTCCTTTATTTaggaaaaaggtgaaaagaaCTCTGAATTCGTCAGCAGtgctattttcaaaaatcgcAAAAATGTATACTGGATTGAATCGTGGATCATAAAATTCAGTACCGATTCTACCTCAAAATAGATTCACCTGTAGATACATTATACATGCCGATCTCATATAATCATGGATCAAAATCGTGAACTGAACCAGGAATTTGACATTTTTTACCACTATGATTTATCTACAGTTAGAAAACGCAAGGCAGTTGGTCTAAACTCCAAAACAACAGAGGACATTCCTGCAATTGTCAAAAGCCTCAGGAGAGGCTAGTGTAATGCCAACTCTGAACCATAAGTACGTGAGACAACCGTAATCATTCTAAGAAAGGCATAATACACGTTTGAATTTGCATTCCTAAAGTTGTACCGTGATAGCTAAGGTAATTACTGTTCATTAGTCATCACCAAAAACAGTAGCATCAAAACACACGAAGACTATCAACATAGACTGAGATATAGGACCCATGTTGCATTAACAATCAACAAAAACAGATAAGGATATAAGTATACGGATAAAGCAAGATCTCCAGCAATGCCTCACAAATTCatgcaaaacaaagttaaaacaacaaaagaTTTCAAAGACTCCTGCAATCAGCATTTGCAAATCACAAACATATGATTATTCATGAGGAAGAAAAGTgattacccccccccccccctccccaaaaataaataaataggggaaaagaacaaaaaatgaaacagCCAGCCATCGCTAAAATAGCATTACCCGACACAAAAACTGCATATCTCATAAAAATAGTTGTCCTTGTAGCGAATTGTTAGTTCCACATAAGAGAGCAGTGAGTTGGTCATTATTATCAATAGAATCAAGCATCACCTACAATATAAGACCTACGGGGCTTTAGGCTTAACATGCCAAGTTGTTGATTCAGTCATCTTCTCGAAACATAAAAACATAACTCAAACAGGAAAACTGGTTATTTACATACCATGTACAGTGTATCATGAGAAGCTGATGATGTTAACCCGACGAACTACAGTATCTTGATCAAGCCCATAAAGTGAATCAATCAAATGCACCCTTAGCGAAGCAGGACCCTTGGCCATGTCCATTCCAATCTCACCAGCAATACCAAATATGGATAATGCAGTAGCTGTAGCTTCAAAAGCATATAATGGGTCTACTGCAACAAAGGCAGCAATGAGAGCAGTGACAGAGCAACCTGTGGCTGTAATCTTCTGCATCATGGCCACGCCATTTTGTGCACCAACAACTCGCTGCCCATCTGTAACAATGTCAACAGCTCCGGATACAGCAACTATACAGCCACTTGATTTAGCCAAGGATTTTGCTGCTTCCACAGCGTCTGTTGATTCATGCGAGCTATCTACACCctgaagccaaaaaaaataaatctaacCCAGGGAGTTGAAATAAATGTTAAAGGGATACAACAGAAGTTCGTGTTGGTGTATAATAGACTAGCACGATTCATGAAATCATAAGAATCAACGACAAACTTGAATAGTAGGAAGGAAAGAAAGCAAGTCAATAAAGGAACTTTGAGTGCTAAGAAGTGCTAACAGTTCATGAGTAGCCAATGAGGAAGGGAATTTCTCGATGAAAAGACAAGCACATTCATGTAAGTGGGATAATGTGCTGAGCAAAGAGAGTGCTCGACAACTAGTATTCATCTTCTGAATTTCAATCAGTTCACAAATATCATATAAAAGACTTGGAAGTCCATGCTAATATAACCCAGGTACATATTTATTTTCTATCAGGTTTCAGGTTCTTAGCCCAGGCTATTTCATGTTTTAGTTCCTTCTCCTCTCATTGTGTACCACCACcaaagaaaattatattttcatgCCATGTGTTTACAGGATTTTACTTTGATGAAGTCCTAGTGCCACTCTGATCTTATTAGGCCTGATTCCTTTCTCGCCTGCAAAACGGAAAAACAATTAGAGATCACTGACCATCAGGGTTTGGCCGAAGTTTTCTCTGAGGTTAAGTCAGCAATGAGACAAGAACTCTTGGAGGATCGAACTAAAACAAGCTAGACACCCAAGACAAAATGTATGATGGGTGAGAATAAGAGTCTAGAGTTCTGGCCCAAGTGTTCGATGACTTCGATCGTTTCTTCTGATTTCTCTTCTTCTATTTAAAGGCAATTGGGATCCTCCAGTTTCCGTACCCAAGATGGGTTAGCCGTTGGCTGACCGGCTGACCATGGTTAAACGTCATCATGGGTTACCTGTCAGAGGGCTATTTGCACTCTGCTTTCTTGTCCAAGAAAGTTCATGTCCTCTCGGCTATGCGGATTGTTGACTATCCCATTGGTCAGACACTAAATCGTGCTTACTTTCAACGACAAACTAAAAGTCTTGGTATTTGGTTAATTAGCATGTCTGTGTGTTTGTTAATCAGCATGTCTGGCTCAGTTTCAGAGTTTCAGTATCATTTTCTAGTTTTCGGTGTCATTCTTAATTTAACAGCATCTTCACAAAACAATTTCTAGCGCTAGCTGTTCCTCTCAGAAACTTGTTTATCAGCAAATTTTTCTGAGTTTTGGAGAACATCTTCCAAGTGATGACGTATTTATGGAATTCAAATTCAATCCACAACCACAAAAACCTCAATGGAAGTTCAATAATCGCCCAAACCTATCATTTCTATCTAGATTAGCATGCTTTCAGTGGCACAAAATCTTGAAATCCACAATAGCACAAACAACTGCAGATTCAATTCCTATATTACCTAAGTGAGTCCCACATAAGACAGGAAACAAGAAGAATGGCAGATAACTCAATTGACACATTTGAATCAACCAACAACTTGTCCCAAGACTTACCCTGCATCCGGAGCACAGAAAAACTAAATGCTCAAACCCCTCCTTCCTGTTATGACTATTCTAACACTCTTATTCTAACACTCTTTACAGAAAATAGCCCTCACACATAGGAAAATCCTACCGGACGAAATGCGTCGAAATAATCtcatgttcttattttttctttaccaTAGGTAGCATTCGTAGGTTAGTGTGTTAGATTACTACAAGGAGTTTCAACAACCTTAATAGTCATAACCTCCCAGCACCCAAGTCGGGTCCAAATAAAATGTCAATAACTAAATCCAGGCAGAAATCTTCCATTTTGCCTAttaatcgtgtcatgtcgtgtcgAGTCGTTGGTTAGAATTCGGGACACGACTAATTTAGGGTCCCCTTACTTAActttttgctctcttttttgttatttctcTTAATTTTCACTACTTTTGGGCcaaatttttggattaattgtTCATCTTGATGAAAGGAATCGgggaaatataaaaataaaatccaaaGCTGAAAgaaattcatataagacgacgCTACAGTGAAAACTGTCTTTTCCGAACTTTTTTTGTCTtagtctttagtgaactttttgtcataattttatatttttccaataCCTCCTGTCAAACAGAAAattagtcaaaaaaaattgaccctAATCTCGTAAAATTGAGAgcaaacaaaaagtaaaaataaagacaacaaaaaaagttaATCTAACATTCCTTCCAATGCCACTGTACTCTCAACAAAACAAActcatcattttcatttttcagcaTCCCTAATGCAATTTATTCACAACTGAGATTTACCTTACTAGGTCCAACAGAGGCATTAGCAAGAGCGAGAATCTCAGACCCATTTCCTCTTACAACAGTCGGCCTCATCCCAACAAGCTCACGGCAAGCCTCCAACCGGAACCTGCTCGCCCCAGCCGCGACCGGGTCGAGCACCCACGGCTTGCCCGCCCTCCCCGCCGCCTCCGCCGCCGCCATCATTGCCGGAAGCCACTCGGCGGTGAGCGTGCCGACGTTGACGCAGAGGGCAGCGGCGCGAGGGGTGAAGTCGGGGATTTCCCGGAGCGAGTGGATCATGGCCGGCGACGCGCCGGCGGAGAGGAGGGTGTTGGCCATAAGGTCCATGGAGACGAAGTTGGTGATGCATTGGATGAGGGGTGAGTGGGTTCTGACGGCGGAGAGGTGGGCCCAGGCTGTTGGGCCCCACTCTGGGGAGGATTGTTGGTGTTTTATTTGGTGGGTGTTGTCTACCATGGCTGTCTGTCGAACTCAGATGAAGAAGATCTCTGTATAAAGACTTGGATTTGCAATGGATATGGTGATCGAAAACAATACGATTACATACATTTGTGTACATATGCCGCTTTATATATGCACCAGAGGGAGGACACACGCGATGCATGTCGCGTGTGCAACtctgattttgtaaaaatttgaaCAATAGCTTCCCGTTTGATGcttgatcaaattttcataaacaaaatctGATTTGCATCTGCATCGCGTATGTTTCGATCTCTAATAATTTGAAATTAAAGTAGGCAGAAGAaatttcatgtatttttttattgttcgaTTCGATAATGAGGGCACTTTGAATTCGGGTTTTTTTTCATCCCAACTTCTATACTTCAATTACCCACATAAAGAAGGGGGGAAATTATGAaggaaataaaaagagaaaGTAGACATCACTTTGTCGGAAAACAAACACGGAATAGCAGAATAAAAGAATTGTAGACGAACTAAGAAATGTGAAATTTCGTGGGCAGTTTTCCTAATGTAGTAAACTGAATATAACAAGCAATGACATCTATATTTTAAAACAAAGCGATTTTTTATCTACTCATACAAACATGGGCACATTTCTAGCCGTCGGATTGCAATTTCACAATAAGTTACGACCGTTgaattgaatcattgattccaaACTATTTTCAATACTCACGCTTATCTACCAAGTCGTTTCCCTCTTCTCCATCTTGTTTACTCTTTCTCTCggatacctctctctctctctctctctctctctctctctctctccccaaaatCCACTCCTCGGTGCACGAAGAAGAGCTCAGCGCCCACCAATCAGTCGGAGATTGATCGCCTCAATCTCTGTACTATCTTCTCCATATCCACGAAATCAATTTGGTTCTCCCTCTACGAAGAAGAGCTCAGCGCCCACCAATCAGCCGGAGATTGATCGCCTCAATCTCTATACTATCTTCTCCATATCCACGAAATCAATTTGGTTCTCCCTCTACGATAAAACTCCCCTCATCCTCAATTTCACACTAGGGTTTTCCGAAATTGGGAATTTGCCTTTGATTGGGAATTTGATTTCCCACTGCTAACACCCGGCCTTTCATTGGGAGTGTTATTTCTGCTAATACACGACCTTTGATTGTGAGTTGGATTTCCAAACTTTGATTGAGAGTTTGATTTCTGCTAATTTACGACCTGTGAAGTTTTCCAACTTGGATTTTCGTTCGATTTCAAACTTCGAAAACTGTTGGCGGCTGTTGCTTCCAAATTCTACGGGTTAGTTTTCGGATACCTGACAAAAAATCTTGGTCATGTCATGGCCACAAGATGGGTTAGTTAGGCTTGGtagattttgaagattttgtgcGTTAGTTAGGCTTGGTAAAATATGGGTTCGTCATGTCATGACTTGTGTATAGCCAATCTCTGTACaaagttttgaaataaattttttatataaagTTTTTAGTTCTTCATGTCATGGCCTCTTAATTTATACATaagttgaaaattgattttgccactccctttttctCTAACGTCACTTTCCTTCTCTTACAAAACAATCATCTAATATAAACACAAATGGAAGTGGCAAAATTACTCCcctaaaagttttgaaaaaatctACCACTGTAGACCGATTCCCTTTATGcggcttctcttttttttttttttgaagaatttagAGGTGACTTatagtttgattttttaattgtaGCCTCTCTTTTTGCTATGTTGAAATCTAAAATTAGGTATGGAGTTAGTTATGTCACGGATCAAGAAATGCTTCTTTTGGCAGTGACATGAGAAAATGTGTTGGCAGCCTACACCTGTTTATTTCTCATGAGTCAGCGGCCTTTTTTACTGTAAAGAGCAGATAGAGGCATCCATGAAGAAAGTGAAGGGAATGAATCATACTGCCTCGTTCGTTCATTTTTAAAtgttctgcttcgtaattccaatttattaagaaaacatcatcattacatttttcccatcaacttttatctctactttctctacttaccttctatgaagatatcatcattacacttttacccactaactttttaaaatataatatacttttagaggca
Proteins encoded in this region:
- the LOC131300360 gene encoding dirigent protein 16-like, encoding MFNHFKMLNQPTPTVFIAMLIASLLHMVAAINPATTVGGGEPVLELYMHDILGGSNPTARPVTGLLGNIYSGQVPFARPVGFLPPKGGVAIPNANGALPTVSINGVPLGTGLAGTTFAGNSNNNGRLFATQLGPDGLGLGFGTITVIDDIMTSSPELGSQSLGKAQGIYVASSADGSTQMMAFTVMMEGGEYGDSLNFFGVYKIGSVMSKLSLTGGTGKYKNACGFAEVRSLIPAGQHVTDGVETLLRITVHLKY
- the LOC131300358 gene encoding hydroxyethylthiazole kinase, which codes for MVDNTHQIKHQQSSPEWGPTAWAHLSAVRTHSPLIQCITNFVSMDLMANTLLSAGASPAMIHSLREIPDFTPRAAALCVNVGTLTAEWLPAMMAAAEAAGRAGKPWVLDPVAAGASRFRLEACRELVGMRPTVVRGNGSEILALANASVGPSKGVDSSHESTDAVEAAKSLAKSSGCIVAVSGAVDIVTDGQRVVGAQNGVAMMQKITATGCSVTALIAAFVAVDPLYAFEATATALSIFGIAGEIGMDMAKGPASLRVHLIDSLYGLDQDTVVRRVNIISFS